The Sander lucioperca isolate FBNREF2018 chromosome 15, SLUC_FBN_1.2, whole genome shotgun sequence genome window below encodes:
- the LOC116053874 gene encoding ankyrin repeat domain-containing protein 2, whose translation MEEVVQWAANVMDHKTGIEKKDQIGPMDTAEFMNAASQGKLTIIDKYLADGGNPNVHDELKRTALHRASLEGHTAVVQMLLEKGADINFEDQLGSRAIHWACRGGSLNVVKSLKSHVADLNVRDKLYSTPLHVATRTGHTAIVEYLRSCGAKINSRDREGDTALHDAVRLNRYKIVKLLIVAGADTKIKNNEGVTAVQQVKQWQLDIMETLRREVGPENTLREE comes from the exons ATGGAAGAGGTTGTGCAGTGGGCAGCCAATGTGATGGACCATAAAACAGGAATTGAAAAGAAAGATCAG aTAGGGCCTATGGATACTGCAGAATTCATGAATGCAGCCAGTCAAGGCAAACTGACTATAATAGACAAGTATCTGGCTGATGGTGGGAACCCTAATGTCCATGATGAG TTGAAGAGGACAGCGTTACACCGTGCCTCTCTAGAAGGACACACTGCAGTTGTCCAAATGCTTTTAGAAAAAGGAGCCGATATCAACTTTGAAGACCAA CTGGGCTCCAGGGCCATTCACTGGGCCTGCAGAGGGGGAAGCCTGAATGTTGTCAAATCCCTTAAGAGCCATGTGGCTGACCTGAATGTTAGAGATAAG TTGTACAGCACTCCTCTGCATGTGGCCACAAGAACAGGCCACACGGCCATTGTGGAGTACCTGCGTTCCTGTGGTGCCAAAATCAACTCCAGGGACAGG GAAGGGGACACAGCCCTGCATGATGCTGTGCGTCTCAACAGATACAAGATAGTGAAGCTGCTCATAGTTGCAGGGGCTGacacaaaaattaaaaataat GAGGGAGTGACCGCAGTGCAGCAGGTAAAACAATGGCAGTTGGACATCATGGAGACCCTGCGGAGGGAGGTGGGACCCGAAAACACATTGAGAGAGGAGTAA
- the st3gal7 gene encoding ST3 beta-galactoside alpha-2,3-sialyltransferase 7 encodes MVTLTHLSVEDPDDGSPLLPEAVDAATPTPVLHRQRVITKTDLRDFFLTRSENLAFSLVLLIGCYSAILIPAYLSLDKVATLSDDNQLPKDLVLLNRSASLLSGPCQPRWCLDHLKPLSCSAGLLDIPVFVQKDRLVSWDLSPPLGLQGSEEHLALALASLPQSGLPPSLRSEGSCRRCVVVGNGGVLHGSHLGSDIDQYDIIIRLNNAPVPGFEKDAGSRTTIRLIYPEAAPHTANEYKKTTMVALVVFKSLDLDWLTSVITKQPLSFWSKMWFWREVVDYIPLTPESFRILHPEIIHRTGQVLQKYALKQGNMVPTLGASAVVMALQLCDHVSLAGFGYDMQHPGVRLHYYETIRMDAMKAQVVHDVSAEKLFLRDLVAAGAVTDLTGALSQQCRG; translated from the exons ATGGTGACGCTGACTCACTTGAGTGTTGAGGACCCAGACGATGGTTCTCCACTGCTGCCTGAGGCTGTGGACGCTGCAACACCAACGCCTGTCCTTCACAGACAGCGAGTGATCACAAAGACTGACTTGAGGGATTTTTTCCTCACCAG GAGTGAGAACCTTGCCTTCAGTCTGGTGCTGCTGATCGGATGCTACTCGGCTATTCTGATTCCTGCATATCTCTCCTTGGATAAAGTGGCAACTCTCAGTGATGACAACCAACTTCCCAAAGATCTG GTCTTACTAAATCGGTCAGCCTCCCTGCTGTCAGGCCCCTGTCAGCCTCGCTGGTGTCTGGACCACCTCAAGCCCCTTTCTTGTTCAGCAGGCCTCCTAGACATACCTGTGTTTGTGCAGAAGGACAGGCTTGTGTCCTGGGATCTGTCCCCTCCTCTGGGGCTCCAGGGCAGCGAAGAGCATCTGGCCCTGGCTCTTGCATCTCTGCCTCAGTCTGGCTTGCCTCCATCACTGAGGAGTGAAGGCAGCTGCAGGCGATGTGTGGTGGTGGGCAATGGAGGGGTTCTTCATGGGAGCCATCTCGGATCAGATATAGATCAGTATGACATCATTATCAG GCTAAATAATGCTCCAGTGCCTGGCTTTGAAAAAGATGCTGGTTCCCGCACAACCATCCGCCTGATTTATCCAGAGGCAGCACCTCACACCGCAAACGAATATAAAAAGACCACCATGGTTGCTTTGGTGGTCTTTAAGAGCCTGGACCTGGACTGGCTCACTTCTGTCATCACCAAACAGCCTCTG agcTTCTGGTCCAAAATGTGGTTCTGGAGGGAGGTGGTGGATTATATTCCCCTGACACCAGAGAGCTTCAGGATCCTCCATCCAGAGATTATTCACAGGACAGGACAAGTTCTACAGAAATATGCTCTGAAACAGGGAAAC ATGGTGCCAACACTAGGTGCAAGTGCAGTGGTGATGGCTTTGCAGCTGTGTGACCATGTGAGCCTGGCAGGGTTTGGGTACGACATGCAGCACCCAGGTGTCAGACTTCACTACTATGAGACCATACGCATGGATGCAATGAAGGCTCAA GTGGTGCATGATGTAAGTGCTGAGAAACTCTTCCTGAGGGACCTGGTGGCTGCAGGAGCTGTGACTGACCTCACAGGAGCTCTGAGTCAGCAGTGCAGAGGCTGA
- the hps1 gene encoding Hermansky-Pudlak syndrome 1 protein, translated as MKCLLIASESAEVLFQWTDPEFQQNVQEQYGASQEEGHGLPAFEDSISTLFAPIIISCSTMVDRLCDSYTSFTTENNHIYVLHQFDECLYIAVNGDGEEGEGDLRRKIYVMKKMIEVMFGMVTLSSNLLRRELRPQDTEQRARLWKHLQSLLETYSQLRENDQSFLVEAVERLIHPTLCEQCIEFLERRLVQQLNGSVERAGEEVLHAFILIHTKLLAFYSSRNASSLSTSDLLTLIIMAQNMYPSNIDLDDPHPEDVESTSGSGPDSFYTPQPSPTDRDSSSSADKPVRGSTPVFEFVDPDVQMAEDSLQALEVPPPAPSTPRRVFLEVSLKDGLYPMMPHSMYCLPLWPGISLVMLTKIPTSAVAMSVYMFLEAFAKLEKRLSEGQEGSAASRGQPTIHDVRSKLDKFIKALGPSEIQSAQLQNVWTEFKNRAFSRGGPGFNRDLIPWCKNMKTQLCGIYRQCFLIESGKADIPQRLSPSLQERAQTMMQEKLMDWKDFLLVKSKRNITMVSYLEDFPGLIHFICVDRSTGQMIAPSLNITERNTSELGKGPVAQFIKSKVWSLVSTTRRYLQKGYSTVTLRDGDFYFCYFLWFENETGYKLEAGDIPILPDDSAPIGMLAWDYYRKLLRYYSKNHQGEVVKCYELLTVHLGVIPTEIILQHCRQLASKLWEPSRNPLL; from the exons ATGAAGTGTTTGCTGATAGCCAGTGAGAGCGCTGAGGTCCTCTTCCAGTGGACTGACCCAGAATTTCAGCAGAATGTCCAGGAGCAGTATGGGGCGTCCCAAGAGGAGGGCCACGGG CTTCCAGCCTTCGAGGACAGCATCAGCACTCTGTTTGCTCCCATCATTATCTCCTGCAGCACCATGGTGGACAGGCTGTGTGACAGCTACACCTCCTTCACCACAGAAAACAACCATATCTACGTCCTACACCAG TTCGATGAGTGTCTCTACATTGCTGTGAATGGAGacggggaggagggagagggtgaTCTGAGGAGGAAGATCTATGTGATGAAAAAGATGATTGAGGTCATGTTTGGTATGGTCACCCTCAGCAGTAACCTCCTCAGGAGAGA ACTGCGTCCTCAGGACACGGAGCAAAGGGCGAGGCTGTGGAAGCATCTCCAGAGCCTGCTCGAGACCTACAGCCAGCTCCGAGAGAATGACCAGAGCTTCTTAGTGGAG GCAGTGGAGAGGCTGATCCACCCCACGCTGTGTGAGCAGTGCATCGAGTTCCTAGAGCGCCGTTTAGTTCAGCAGCTCAATGGCAGTGtagagagagcaggagaggaggTGCTGCATGCCTTCATCCTGATTCACACCAAACTGCTTGCCTTCTACTCCAG CCGCAATGCAAGCTCGCTCTCCACCTCAGACCTCCTGACTCTCATCATCATGGCACAGAATATGTATCCTAGCAACATAGACCTGGATGATCCACATCCTGAG GATGTTGAGAGTACATCCGGTTCTGGTCCTGACAGTTTTTACACGCCACAGCCCTCCCCTACAGACAGGGACTCAAGCAGTTCAG cagACAAGCCAGTGAGAGGAAGTACTCCTGTGTTTGAGTTTGTGGATCCAGATGTCCAG ATGGCAGAGGACAGCTTGCAGGCTCTGGAAGTTCCCCCACCTGCCCCTTCAACCCCTCGCAGAGTCTTCTTAGAGGTCTCACTCAAAGATGGGCTGTATCCCATGATGCCTCACTCCATGTACTGTCTGCCACTGTGGCCGGGCATTAGCCTTGTGATGCTAACTAAG ATTCCCACCAGTGCAGTGGCCATGTCAGTGTATATGTTTTTGGAAGCCTTTGCCAAGCTGGAAAAGCGTTTAAGTGAAGGCCAAGAAGGTTCTGCTGCTTCTAGAGGCCAGCCAACTATACATGACGTACGGAGCAAACTAGATAAATTCATTAAAGCCCTGGGGCCTAGTGAGATACAG TCTGCACAGTTACAAAACGTCTGGACAGAATTCAAGAACAGAGCCTTTTCCAGAGGAGGGCCTGGGTTCAACAGAGA tcttaTCCCATGGTGTAAGAATATGAAGACCCAGCTGTGTGGAATATACCGACAATGTTTTCTCATTGAATCTGGAAAAGCCGACATTCCTCAACGTCTCTCTCCCAGTCTGCAGGAACGAGCCCAGACCATGATGCA aGAGAAACTGATGGACTGGAAGGACTTCCTGTTGGTGAAGAGCAAGAGGAATATCACCATGGTGTC TTACCTGGAGGATTTCCCAGGCCTCATCCATTTTATCTGCGTGGATCGATCCACTGGCCAAATGATTGCGCCGTCGCTCAACATCACTGAACGCAACACGTCTGAGCTGGGGAAGGGACCAGTGGCTCAGTTCATCAAAAGCAAG GTGTGGAGCCTGGTCAGCACAACACGGCGCTATCTCCAGAAGGGTTACTCCACTGTCACATTGCGCGACGGAGACTTCTACTTCTGCTACTTCCTctggtttgaaaatgaaaca GGCTACAAGTTAGAGGCAGGGGACATACCCATCCTACCTGATGACTCTGCCCCCATTGGGATGCTTGCCTGGGACTACTACAG GAAGCTGCTGCGGTACTACAGCAAGAATCACCAGGGTGAAGTGGTGAAGTGTTACGAGCTGCTTACAGTTCACCTGGGGGTCATCCCCACTGAGATCATCCTCCAGCACTGCAGACAGCTGGCAAGCAAACTGTGGGAGCCGTCGCGCAACCCACTGCTgtag